Proteins encoded by one window of Flavobacterium sp. N502540:
- a CDS encoding cyclic peptide export ABC transporter: MFKISLKNSILLAAYALPNTILSFGIVYIINNTLSGNKTFITDYTGMVFFAIVVYTYLLNIIFQKGLNEFSFKMLYDNEKKIFSKILQTSLIKLENLGSQRFFTVVEDLRVFGLLPYTVTHTVNSVLMLVLCLIYMFTISVSSALIVVVLIIAVAASYLMVINSMSKKVTSLREYNDDYYKYVDDVMKGFKKLKLSFFRAENLMNRFLIPNRDQAGELDFKISYIFLSINLISQYGLYAIIATILFVLPSWGLLSQSDVIAYVVIVLFISGPINNLINLQQTYTRFIVANKRIKDFLKDFEVHEDVKKQAQISDTSFESIEFKDIHFSYNSDSNDSAFALGPINLTVNEGETIFIVGGNGSGKSTFINTFTGLYAPSKGEILLNGKETESGQENQDLIAAVFTDDHIFSHNYEEYTVENNPEYRELLEMMKLDKVILDDKESSARRKFSKGQSKRMSLIFALMEKKPILVLDEWAADQDPYFRKFFYEELIPKLKAEGKTIIAVTHDDAYFHLADRIIKFNYGKIEAEVKVDKSKEYSKELFWA; encoded by the coding sequence ATGTTTAAAATATCACTAAAAAATTCAATTCTTCTGGCGGCGTATGCGTTGCCAAATACAATTCTTAGTTTCGGGATAGTGTACATTATAAACAATACTTTGTCAGGCAACAAGACGTTTATAACGGATTATACCGGAATGGTTTTTTTTGCAATTGTTGTATATACCTACTTGTTAAACATCATTTTTCAGAAAGGACTCAATGAGTTTTCTTTTAAAATGTTATACGATAATGAAAAAAAAATATTCTCAAAAATACTTCAGACCTCACTGATAAAATTAGAAAACTTAGGTTCTCAGCGTTTTTTTACCGTTGTTGAAGATTTACGGGTATTTGGACTTTTGCCATATACCGTAACACATACCGTAAATTCTGTACTGATGTTAGTACTTTGCTTGATCTACATGTTTACCATTTCGGTAAGTTCTGCCCTTATTGTGGTAGTACTAATTATAGCCGTTGCAGCCTCTTATTTGATGGTTATTAACTCTATGTCTAAAAAAGTAACCAGTCTGAGAGAGTACAACGACGATTATTACAAGTATGTGGATGATGTTATGAAAGGATTTAAAAAACTAAAACTGAGTTTTTTCAGAGCTGAAAATCTAATGAATAGATTTTTAATTCCGAATAGGGATCAGGCAGGAGAATTAGACTTTAAAATCAGTTATATCTTTCTGTCCATTAATCTTATTAGTCAATATGGTTTATATGCCATAATCGCAACCATTTTGTTTGTCTTACCGTCATGGGGATTGTTAAGCCAGTCTGATGTGATAGCGTATGTGGTAATTGTTTTATTCATCTCAGGGCCTATAAATAACCTGATAAACTTACAACAAACCTATACACGTTTTATCGTAGCCAATAAAAGAATCAAGGATTTCTTAAAAGACTTTGAAGTACATGAAGATGTAAAAAAACAAGCGCAGATAAGCGATACCTCTTTTGAAAGTATCGAATTCAAGGACATACATTTTTCATACAATAGCGATTCCAATGACAGTGCTTTTGCGTTAGGCCCTATAAACTTAACCGTAAATGAAGGAGAGACCATCTTTATTGTAGGCGGAAACGGTTCGGGAAAAAGTACCTTCATTAATACCTTCACCGGATTATACGCACCTTCTAAAGGAGAAATACTTTTAAATGGAAAAGAAACAGAGTCCGGTCAGGAAAATCAGGATTTAATAGCAGCCGTATTCACAGACGATCATATATTCTCTCATAATTATGAAGAATATACCGTTGAAAACAATCCTGAATACAGAGAATTATTGGAAATGATGAAGCTGGACAAAGTCATTTTAGACGATAAAGAAAGCTCAGCAAGAAGAAAATTTTCCAAAGGACAAAGTAAAAGAATGTCCTTGATTTTTGCCTTAATGGAGAAAAAACCAATTTTAGTTTTAGACGAATGGGCTGCTGATCAGGATCCTTATTTCAGAAAGTTTTTCTACGAAGAACTTATTCCGAAGTTAAAAGCAGAAGGCAAAACAATCATTGCGGTAACACACGATGATGCCTATTTTCATTTGGCAGACCGAATTATAAAATTTAATTACGGTAAAATAGAGGCTGAGGTAAAAGTCGATAAATCAAAAGAATACAGTAAAGAACTTTTCTGGGCATAA